One genomic segment of Nonomuraea coxensis DSM 45129 includes these proteins:
- a CDS encoding RNA polymerase sigma factor, which produces MTTDAGAHRTTSADPHRTVEAVWRIEAARLIAGLAGLVRDVGLAEELAQDALVAALEQWPESGVPGNPGAWLMTVAKRRAIDLIRRNERLRLNLAELGHRLEQGGGDEGRPEPDEIEDDLLRLVFTACHPALSMEARVALTLRVLGGLTTEEIARAFLVQETTVAQRIVRAKRALADKGVPFEVPAGGELAGRLAAVLEVIYLIFNEGYSATAGDDWLRPALCEDALRLGRVLAGLMPGEPEVHGLVALMELHASRSAARVGPSGEPILLLEQDRTRWDRLLVGRGLAALRQAESLAGGAPGPYALQAAIAACHARAVVAEDTDWARIAALYEELAKLLRSPVVELNRAVALSMAYGPEVGLGLLDQIAGEPALKGYHLLPSVRGDLLFKLGRRAEARAEFERAAALTRNARERALLESRAAAC; this is translated from the coding sequence GCCGCCCGGCTCATCGCCGGGCTCGCCGGGCTGGTCCGCGACGTCGGCCTGGCCGAGGAGCTGGCGCAGGACGCGCTGGTCGCCGCGCTGGAGCAGTGGCCCGAGTCCGGGGTGCCGGGCAACCCGGGGGCCTGGCTCATGACGGTGGCCAAGCGCCGCGCGATCGACCTGATCCGCAGGAACGAGCGGCTGCGCCTCAACCTCGCCGAGCTGGGCCACCGGCTGGAGCAGGGCGGCGGCGACGAGGGGCGTCCCGAGCCGGACGAGATCGAGGACGACCTGCTGCGGCTGGTGTTCACGGCCTGCCATCCCGCGCTGTCGATGGAGGCGCGGGTCGCGCTGACCCTGCGCGTGCTCGGCGGCCTGACCACCGAGGAGATCGCCCGCGCGTTCCTCGTGCAGGAGACGACGGTCGCGCAGCGGATCGTCCGCGCCAAGCGCGCCCTGGCCGACAAGGGCGTCCCGTTCGAGGTGCCCGCGGGCGGCGAGCTGGCGGGGCGGCTGGCCGCCGTGCTGGAGGTCATCTACCTGATCTTCAACGAGGGCTACTCGGCCACGGCCGGCGACGACTGGCTGCGGCCCGCGTTGTGCGAGGACGCCCTGCGCCTCGGCCGCGTCCTGGCCGGGCTGATGCCGGGCGAGCCCGAGGTGCACGGCCTGGTGGCGCTCATGGAGCTGCACGCGTCGCGCTCGGCGGCCCGCGTGGGCCCGTCCGGCGAGCCGATCCTGCTACTGGAGCAGGACCGCACCCGCTGGGACCGCCTGCTCGTCGGCCGCGGCCTGGCCGCGCTGCGCCAGGCGGAGAGCCTGGCCGGCGGCGCTCCCGGCCCGTACGCGCTGCAGGCCGCCATCGCCGCGTGCCACGCGCGTGCCGTCGTCGCCGAGGACACCGACTGGGCGCGCATCGCCGCCCTCTACGAGGAGCTGGCCAAGCTTCTCCGTTCCCCCGTGGTCGAGCTGAACCGGGCGGTGGCGCTGTCGATGGCGTACGGCCCTGAGGTGGGACTCGGCCTGCTCGACCAGATCGCCGGCGAGCCCGCGCTGAAGGGCTATCACCTGCTGCCGAGCGTCCGCGGCGACCTGCTGTTCAAGCTGGGCCGCCGCGCGGAGGCGCGCGCCGAGTTCGAACGCGCGGCGGCGCTGACCCGCAACGCCCGCGAGCGCGCCCTGCTGGAGTCCCGCGCGGCCGCCTGCTGA
- a CDS encoding DUF917 domain-containing protein, which translates to MSERLITAADVPALLAGAEFFSTSAAGEGIDFAGVWLGDILAHTGPVRLVAAGDLDPGTVCAAIGGMGSTTAMAELPPSGDEPAVLARSLEGRCGPLGAVLPLNAASVNALFPVAAAALLGLPLIDGDGMGRVFPLIHQTTFELAGLSLGPMAAVSAGYDSLLLETGSARVERLARVVAQSAGGWLLCALYPARVGELAGAAIPGSVSRVLEVGRVLLAHAPGRPAWAGGPAHPPWENGPSPESGPGRRGVVAPHERLLAELTAVTGASVLGGGRLVEIGPSARQAAALFPGNPVGLAVHDHDSGRLIRIEAHNELILALSDGSLAAAVPDLLCLLDRGTLRMTGPGRLTAGDLVDVLVVPAAPLWHTIPGLALGGPGAFGFPLRHPKEASR; encoded by the coding sequence GTGAGCGAGCGGCTGATCACCGCCGCCGACGTGCCCGCGCTGCTGGCCGGGGCGGAGTTCTTCTCCACCAGCGCGGCGGGCGAGGGCATCGACTTCGCCGGCGTCTGGCTGGGCGACATCCTGGCCCACACCGGTCCCGTACGCCTGGTCGCGGCCGGCGACCTCGACCCCGGCACCGTGTGCGCCGCCATCGGCGGCATGGGCTCCACCACCGCCATGGCCGAGCTGCCGCCCTCCGGCGACGAGCCGGCCGTGCTGGCGCGCAGCCTGGAGGGCCGGTGCGGGCCGCTCGGCGCGGTGCTGCCGCTCAACGCCGCCAGCGTCAACGCGCTGTTCCCGGTGGCGGCGGCGGCGCTGCTCGGGCTGCCGCTCATCGACGGCGACGGCATGGGGCGGGTGTTCCCGCTCATCCACCAGACGACGTTCGAGCTGGCCGGGCTGTCGCTGGGGCCCATGGCGGCGGTCAGCGCCGGATACGACTCGCTGCTGCTGGAGACCGGGTCGGCGCGGGTCGAGCGGCTGGCGCGGGTCGTGGCGCAGAGCGCCGGCGGGTGGCTGCTGTGCGCGCTCTACCCGGCGCGGGTGGGCGAGCTGGCGGGGGCGGCGATCCCCGGCTCGGTGAGCCGGGTGCTGGAGGTCGGGCGCGTCCTGCTCGCGCACGCGCCCGGCCGCCCCGCCTGGGCCGGCGGCCCGGCGCACCCGCCCTGGGAGAACGGGCCCTCCCCGGAGAGCGGGCCGGGGCGGCGGGGGGTCGTGGCGCCGCACGAGCGGCTGCTGGCCGAGCTGACCGCCGTCACGGGCGCGAGCGTGCTCGGCGGCGGCCGGCTGGTCGAGATCGGGCCCTCGGCGCGCCAGGCCGCCGCCCTCTTCCCGGGCAACCCGGTGGGCCTGGCCGTGCACGACCACGACAGCGGCCGGCTGATCCGCATCGAGGCGCACAACGAGCTGATCCTCGCCCTGTCGGACGGCTCGCTGGCGGCGGCCGTGCCCGACCTGCTGTGCCTGCTGGACCGCGGCACGCTGCGCATGACCGGCCCCGGCAGGCTGACCGCGGGCGACCTGGTGGACGTGCTGGTCGTGCCCGCCGCGCCGCTCTGGCACACGATCCCCGGCCTGGCGCTCGGCGGCCCCGGCGCGTTCGGCTTCCCGCTGCGGCACCCGAAGGAGGCGAGCCGATGA
- a CDS encoding hydantoinase B/oxoprolinase family protein codes for MTTPTQTVDPVVVEIIRNALAAAADDMNATLIRSAYTPIIYECGDCVVALLDDQHQVLGQSAGLPIFLGNLETCTKATEEQFGREVWQPGDVWILNDSYLGGTHLNDVTIFGPVFVDEELVGFTATRAHWIDVGSKDPGGSMDSVNIFQEGLRLAPQKLVEGGVDVHGAMSTIATNVRFPYQTSGDMHAMIATIKMGQARLEEIVRRWGLDTLRAARDEIFAQTERLEREVIAAIPDGVYEAEGCLDNDGIDLDTTIPIRLRITVSGSEIDFDVRDSADQTVGPVNCGVSQTVSACRVGYKLLVSPDVPGNGGSFRPMTVQVREGSVFGAVAPAACQWYFSHLGLLIDMVAKALAPAMPDKVAGASHGDSMIVLLAGTDPRTRRDYVSLEATLGGWGAWDGSDGETALINNVNGSLKDIPVEVFETRYPFRISEYAIRPDSGGAGRFRGGNGVVREYTALHDCTVSLWFERSLTPAWGLFGGHDATPPEIIINPGREDERRLLKCNGMKLKKGDVILCKTGGGGGFGDPAERDAEAVRADVLDGQVSAARAGEVYSFSA; via the coding sequence GTGACCACCCCCACCCAGACCGTCGACCCGGTCGTCGTCGAGATCATCCGCAACGCGCTCGCCGCCGCGGCCGACGACATGAACGCCACGCTCATCCGGTCGGCGTACACGCCGATCATCTACGAGTGCGGCGACTGCGTCGTGGCCCTGCTGGACGACCAGCACCAGGTCCTCGGCCAGTCCGCCGGCCTGCCGATCTTCCTGGGCAACCTGGAGACCTGCACCAAGGCCACCGAGGAGCAGTTCGGGCGGGAGGTGTGGCAGCCGGGCGATGTGTGGATCCTCAACGACAGCTACCTCGGCGGCACCCACCTCAACGATGTGACCATCTTCGGCCCCGTCTTCGTGGACGAGGAACTGGTCGGGTTCACTGCCACCCGCGCCCACTGGATCGACGTCGGCTCCAAGGACCCCGGCGGCTCCATGGACTCGGTCAACATCTTCCAGGAGGGCCTGCGGCTCGCGCCGCAGAAGCTGGTCGAGGGCGGCGTGGACGTCCACGGCGCGATGAGCACGATCGCCACGAACGTGCGCTTCCCGTACCAGACCAGCGGTGACATGCACGCCATGATCGCCACGATCAAGATGGGCCAGGCCCGCCTTGAGGAGATCGTGCGCCGGTGGGGCCTGGACACCCTCCGCGCCGCCCGCGACGAGATCTTCGCCCAGACCGAGCGCCTGGAGCGCGAGGTCATCGCGGCCATCCCCGACGGCGTGTACGAGGCCGAGGGCTGCCTCGACAACGACGGCATCGACCTGGACACGACGATCCCGATCAGGCTGAGGATCACGGTGTCCGGCTCGGAGATCGACTTCGACGTCCGCGACTCCGCCGACCAGACCGTCGGCCCGGTCAACTGCGGCGTCTCGCAGACCGTCTCGGCCTGCCGGGTCGGCTACAAGCTGCTGGTCAGCCCGGACGTGCCAGGCAACGGCGGCTCGTTCCGCCCGATGACGGTCCAGGTCAGGGAGGGGTCGGTGTTCGGCGCGGTGGCGCCGGCCGCCTGCCAGTGGTACTTCTCGCACCTCGGCCTGCTCATCGACATGGTCGCCAAGGCGCTCGCCCCCGCCATGCCGGACAAGGTCGCCGGGGCCAGCCACGGCGACTCGATGATCGTCCTGCTGGCCGGCACCGACCCGCGCACCAGGCGCGACTACGTCAGCCTGGAGGCCACGCTCGGCGGCTGGGGCGCCTGGGACGGCTCCGACGGCGAGACCGCGCTGATCAACAACGTGAACGGCTCGCTCAAGGACATCCCGGTCGAGGTGTTCGAGACCCGCTACCCGTTCCGGATCAGCGAGTACGCCATCCGCCCCGACTCCGGCGGCGCCGGCCGCTTCCGCGGCGGCAACGGCGTCGTCCGCGAGTACACCGCGCTGCACGACTGCACGGTGTCGCTGTGGTTCGAGCGGTCGCTGACGCCCGCCTGGGGCCTGTTCGGCGGCCACGACGCCACCCCGCCGGAGATCATCATCAACCCGGGCAGGGAGGACGAGCGCCGCCTGCTGAAGTGCAACGGCATGAAGCTGAAGAAGGGCGACGTCATCCTCTGCAAGACCGGTGGCGGCGGCGGCTTCGGCGACCCGGCCGAGCGTGACGCCGAGGCGGTCAGGGCCGACGTGCTCGACGGCCAGGTCTCGGCCGCGCGGGCCGGGGAGGTCTACTCCTTCTCGGCCTGA
- a CDS encoding ABC transporter permease, with protein sequence MTATTADVKDVKAAPGRSARLRDLGIVLGVVLIIVVLSVSTSTFLTTGNLVNLLDQAAVVGLLATAATLVIISGSFDLSITAVLALSAIVAVAVTNVAGVGPGMVAGVLAGAVLGMINGIVVVRIKVHSFIATLALSIIYRGVAVILTAGAIVYPAEDRATAFQALSWPTVLGGVTAASLLFLLVVAVCWIVLARTTFGRRVYAIGGNEEAARLSGIRVGQIKVAVFAISGVCAALGGLILAARGGSAQASLATGMEMTAIAAAVVGGTSVMGGEGAIWRGLIGVLLITLIGNGFNLLGWDTIYQQVVQGALILGAVSLDRLLRGRRS encoded by the coding sequence ATGACCGCCACCACCGCGGACGTCAAGGACGTGAAAGCCGCGCCCGGCCGCTCGGCCCGCCTGCGCGACCTGGGGATCGTGCTCGGCGTGGTCCTCATCATCGTGGTGCTGTCCGTCAGCACCTCGACGTTCCTCACCACGGGCAACCTGGTCAACCTGCTCGACCAGGCCGCCGTGGTGGGACTGCTGGCGACCGCCGCCACCCTGGTGATCATCTCGGGGTCGTTCGACCTGTCGATCACCGCGGTGCTGGCCCTGTCGGCGATCGTCGCCGTCGCGGTCACGAACGTGGCCGGGGTAGGGCCCGGCATGGTCGCCGGCGTGCTGGCCGGCGCGGTGCTCGGCATGATCAACGGCATCGTGGTCGTCCGGATCAAGGTGCACTCGTTCATCGCGACGCTGGCGCTCAGCATCATCTACCGCGGCGTGGCGGTGATCCTCACGGCCGGCGCGATCGTCTACCCGGCCGAGGACCGGGCCACCGCCTTCCAGGCGCTGAGCTGGCCGACCGTGCTCGGCGGGGTGACCGCGGCGTCGCTGCTGTTCCTCCTCGTGGTCGCGGTCTGCTGGATCGTGCTGGCCCGCACCACGTTCGGCCGCCGCGTGTACGCGATCGGCGGCAACGAGGAGGCCGCCCGGCTGTCCGGCATCAGGGTCGGGCAGATCAAGGTGGCGGTGTTCGCCATCAGCGGCGTGTGCGCGGCGCTCGGCGGGCTCATCCTGGCCGCCCGCGGCGGGTCGGCGCAGGCGAGCCTCGCCACCGGCATGGAGATGACCGCCATCGCCGCGGCCGTCGTCGGCGGCACCAGCGTCATGGGCGGCGAGGGCGCGATCTGGCGCGGCCTCATCGGTGTCCTGCTCATCACGCTGATCGGCAACGGGTTCAACCTGCTGGGCTGGGATACGATATATCAGCAGGTCGTACAGGGTGCGCTCATCCTCGGCGCGGTGAGCCTCGACCGGCTGCTGCGAGGCCGAAGGAGCTAG
- a CDS encoding sugar ABC transporter ATP-binding protein, which yields MRIDLEGFGKSYGGVPVLRDVSFTLHGGRVHGLLGENGAGKSTLLKAVCGAVAPDTGRILLDGRPITVGSPRDALRHGFTLISQELALVPAMTVLDNVYLGRWRNRLGWRDRRADRRRFAELTERTGFELDPSALVRDLPIAAQQQVEVLRALASGASVIGMDEPTALLTQNETERLMEVIRRLAADGAAVVLISHFLEEVLSVCDDVTVLRDGRHIRTGPAVEQTPQSLVGDMVGRPVELLYPEPRPVREDAPVLLSARGLRRGTAVRDVSLDIRAGEIVGIAGLVGSGRSETLRAIFGADAPDAGVVEVAGQAVPAGSPARSMKAGLAMVPESRKDQGLVLGRSVRENVALASLGTRQRAGFVRGGAEREAAGAMLTGLDVRGSDLGGPVWTLSGGNQQKVLFGKWLMDRPKVLMVDEPTRGVDVGAKGQIHQLLVELAAEGMAVLVVSSEVEEVLGLAHRVLVMRHGRFVGEFARGRATPEQVVALAFADTPDTELPEENR from the coding sequence GTGAGGATCGACCTTGAGGGGTTCGGCAAGTCCTACGGCGGCGTGCCCGTCCTGCGGGACGTGTCGTTCACCCTGCACGGCGGCCGGGTGCACGGCCTGCTCGGCGAGAACGGCGCGGGCAAGTCCACGCTGCTCAAGGCGGTGTGCGGGGCGGTGGCCCCGGACACCGGCCGCATCCTGCTGGACGGCCGGCCCATCACGGTCGGCTCGCCCCGGGACGCGCTGCGGCACGGCTTCACGCTCATCTCGCAGGAGCTGGCCCTGGTGCCGGCCATGACGGTGCTGGACAACGTGTACCTCGGGCGCTGGCGCAACCGCCTCGGCTGGCGCGACCGCCGCGCCGACCGGCGGCGCTTCGCCGAGCTGACCGAGCGGACCGGGTTCGAGCTGGACCCGTCCGCGCTGGTCAGGGACCTGCCGATCGCCGCGCAGCAGCAGGTCGAGGTGCTGCGCGCGCTGGCCTCCGGCGCGTCGGTCATCGGCATGGACGAGCCGACCGCGCTGCTGACCCAGAACGAGACCGAGCGCCTGATGGAGGTCATCAGGCGCCTGGCCGCCGACGGCGCGGCCGTGGTGCTCATCTCGCACTTCCTGGAGGAGGTGCTGTCGGTCTGCGACGACGTGACCGTGCTGCGCGACGGCCGGCACATCAGGACCGGCCCGGCCGTGGAGCAGACGCCGCAGAGCCTGGTCGGCGACATGGTGGGCCGGCCGGTCGAGCTGCTCTACCCCGAGCCGCGGCCGGTGCGCGAGGACGCGCCCGTGCTGCTCAGCGCCCGCGGCCTGCGCCGCGGGACCGCCGTGCGTGACGTGTCGCTGGACATCCGCGCGGGCGAGATCGTCGGCATCGCGGGCCTGGTCGGCAGCGGCCGGTCCGAGACGCTGCGCGCCATCTTCGGCGCGGACGCGCCCGACGCGGGCGTCGTCGAGGTGGCCGGCCAGGCCGTGCCCGCGGGCTCCCCCGCCCGCTCGATGAAGGCCGGGCTCGCCATGGTGCCGGAGTCCCGCAAGGACCAGGGCCTCGTGCTCGGCCGCTCGGTCCGCGAGAACGTGGCCCTGGCCAGCCTCGGCACCCGGCAGCGGGCCGGGTTCGTCCGGGGCGGGGCCGAGCGCGAGGCCGCCGGCGCGATGCTGACCGGGCTCGACGTGCGCGGCTCCGACCTCGGTGGCCCGGTCTGGACGCTGTCCGGCGGCAACCAGCAGAAGGTGCTGTTCGGCAAGTGGCTCATGGACCGGCCCAAGGTCCTGATGGTGGACGAGCCGACCCGCGGCGTGGACGTGGGCGCCAAGGGCCAGATCCACCAGCTCCTCGTCGAGCTGGCCGCCGAGGGCATGGCGGTGCTGGTGGTCTCCTCCGAGGTCGAGGAGGTGCTGGGCCTCGCGCACCGGGTGCTGGTCATGCGGCACGGCCGCTTCGTCGGGGAGTTCGCGCGCGGCCGGGCCACGCCCGAGCAGGTCGTCGCGCTGGCCTTCGCCGACACCCCCGACACCGAACTTCCTGAGGAGAACCGATGA
- a CDS encoding UDP-glucose dehydrogenase family protein, translated as MGGKPERRVAVFGAGYIGLVTGACFAELGHRVVVRDIDPEKVRLLRAGDVPIYEPGLGDLIARNKERLSFTLDLAEALDGAEVAYVCVDTPPSASGDADLSRVWSVVRSLEGATDLKAVVVKSTVPVGTGSRVRAVLDESGLAHVGYASNPEFTAEGTAVHDFLHPDRVVVGASDEAVARLVADLHQGVEGPVVTMDVRSAEMVKLASNALLATKISFINEIATLCEKTGADVTEVAHAVGLDHRLGPHFLRAGIGWGGSCFPKDSEALRQLASNTGYHLQLLSAVIEVNNLQKRRAIQQLNDELGTLAGARVALLGLTFKPGTDDMREAPSTVLASRLLAEGAEVRCWDPMARPGAAEPWASTTRHPTPELAMAGADAAIVVTEWPQLQEVDWAAVAGAMRRPVLYDGRNLLDPAAMRALGFTYMGVGRP; from the coding sequence ATGGGTGGCAAGCCGGAACGGCGGGTGGCGGTGTTCGGTGCCGGGTACATCGGGCTGGTGACCGGCGCCTGCTTCGCCGAGCTCGGGCACCGGGTGGTGGTCAGGGACATCGACCCCGAGAAGGTCAGGCTGCTCCGGGCCGGCGACGTGCCGATCTACGAGCCGGGGCTCGGCGACCTGATCGCGCGCAACAAGGAACGGCTGTCGTTCACCCTGGACCTCGCCGAGGCGCTGGACGGCGCCGAGGTCGCGTACGTGTGCGTGGACACCCCGCCCTCGGCCTCCGGCGACGCCGACCTGTCGCGCGTGTGGTCCGTGGTGCGCTCCCTGGAGGGCGCCACGGACCTGAAGGCCGTCGTGGTGAAGTCGACCGTGCCGGTCGGCACCGGCTCGCGCGTCCGGGCCGTCCTCGACGAGAGCGGCCTCGCGCACGTCGGCTACGCCTCCAACCCCGAGTTCACCGCCGAGGGCACGGCCGTCCACGACTTCCTGCACCCCGACCGGGTCGTCGTCGGCGCCTCCGACGAGGCGGTCGCGCGGCTCGTCGCCGACCTGCACCAGGGTGTGGAAGGGCCGGTCGTGACGATGGACGTGCGCTCGGCCGAGATGGTGAAGCTGGCCTCCAACGCCCTGCTCGCCACCAAGATCAGCTTCATCAACGAGATCGCCACGCTCTGCGAGAAGACCGGCGCGGACGTCACGGAGGTCGCCCACGCCGTCGGCCTCGACCACCGGCTCGGCCCCCACTTCCTGCGGGCCGGCATCGGCTGGGGCGGCTCCTGCTTCCCCAAGGACTCCGAGGCGCTGCGGCAGCTCGCCAGCAACACCGGCTACCACCTGCAGCTGCTGTCGGCCGTCATCGAGGTCAACAACCTGCAGAAGCGGCGGGCCATCCAGCAGCTCAACGACGAGCTGGGCACGCTCGCCGGAGCGCGGGTGGCGCTGCTGGGGCTGACGTTCAAGCCGGGCACCGACGACATGCGCGAGGCGCCGAGTACCGTCCTGGCCTCGCGGCTGCTCGCCGAGGGGGCCGAGGTGCGCTGCTGGGACCCGATGGCCAGGCCGGGCGCGGCCGAGCCGTGGGCGTCCACCACCCGCCATCCGACGCCGGAGCTGGCGATGGCCGGGGCCGACGCCGCGATCGTGGTCACCGAGTGGCCGCAGCTCCAGGAGGTCGACTGGGCGGCGGTCGCCGGGGCGATGCGGCGGCCGGTCCTCTACGACGGGCGCAACCTGCTCGACCCGGCGGCGATGCGGGCGCTCGGGTTCACGTACATGGGGGTCGGCCGGCCGTAG
- a CDS encoding PucR family transcriptional regulator translates to MSSVRAPRVAEQLTVDELVRYGPLGRAQMLVGEDLGRRVSRVALVSELDQIRSHGPGTVVVLSATLGHGAWVVESALRLAWERSASCLVSPAEAGPTSATAQLATRMRLPVFAVGEDPAAYALELAAVVASPEAARARLAARCAELFTERSSPRGILGVINAEVPGVAAALLLPDGHLLAGQSAAARAEHQVRVEVPGPDGRRWADLVAGLSAPPAPTWAESVRLILRLARAPLTTSVARERVSAVYGAEQARAALTALFARPGRAVEAEPEVDLPGWRLEGRHVAVFLRTDPALEGAGLSPGVVSAWQEVLPDLPLAPWQDGWASWWTEPEVEAGQVAAALRRHLARMRVPVPLSAGVGRAAEGGEGLRASLEQAVLAAGATVRLGHGEVRTFDELGYRALLGTLGQAELAASARLVLADLLAAPDGPVLVVTLAAVLDCGGSTGRAAARLGLHRNTVLGRVERIRARGVDFDHPDQRLALHLACYALLPELQNGRPAGQQAGQQNGRQAGDGPPSGGRASGGRASAGQAEKE, encoded by the coding sequence ATGAGCAGCGTACGCGCCCCGCGCGTCGCCGAGCAGCTCACCGTGGACGAGCTGGTCAGGTACGGCCCGCTGGGCCGCGCCCAGATGCTGGTCGGCGAGGACCTCGGCCGGCGGGTGTCCCGCGTGGCGCTGGTGTCGGAGCTGGACCAGATCCGCTCCCACGGCCCCGGCACGGTCGTCGTGCTGTCGGCGACGCTCGGCCACGGCGCCTGGGTGGTGGAGTCGGCGCTCCGCCTGGCGTGGGAGCGCAGCGCGTCCTGCCTGGTCAGCCCGGCCGAGGCGGGGCCGACCTCGGCGACGGCGCAGCTCGCCACGCGGATGCGGCTGCCGGTGTTCGCGGTGGGCGAGGACCCGGCCGCGTACGCGCTGGAGCTGGCCGCCGTGGTCGCGAGCCCCGAGGCGGCGCGGGCCCGGCTGGCGGCGCGCTGCGCGGAGCTGTTCACCGAGCGCAGCAGCCCGCGCGGCATCCTCGGCGTGATCAACGCCGAGGTGCCCGGCGTGGCGGCGGCGCTGCTGCTGCCGGACGGGCACCTGCTGGCCGGGCAGTCGGCGGCGGCGCGGGCCGAGCACCAGGTACGGGTGGAGGTCCCCGGCCCTGACGGCCGCCGCTGGGCCGATCTCGTCGCCGGCCTGTCCGCGCCCCCGGCGCCGACGTGGGCGGAGAGCGTACGGCTGATCCTGCGCCTGGCGCGCGCCCCGCTGACGACGTCGGTGGCGCGGGAGCGGGTCAGCGCCGTCTACGGCGCCGAGCAGGCGAGGGCCGCGCTGACGGCGCTGTTCGCCCGGCCGGGGCGCGCCGTGGAGGCCGAGCCTGAGGTGGACCTGCCGGGGTGGCGGCTGGAGGGGCGGCACGTGGCGGTGTTCCTGCGCACCGATCCCGCGCTGGAGGGCGCCGGCCTGTCGCCGGGCGTCGTGTCGGCCTGGCAGGAGGTGCTGCCCGACCTGCCGCTCGCCCCGTGGCAGGACGGGTGGGCGAGCTGGTGGACCGAGCCGGAGGTCGAGGCGGGCCAGGTCGCGGCGGCGCTGCGCAGGCATCTGGCCAGGATGCGGGTCCCGGTGCCGCTCAGCGCGGGCGTGGGCCGGGCCGCGGAGGGCGGCGAGGGGCTGCGCGCCTCGCTGGAGCAGGCGGTGCTGGCCGCGGGCGCGACGGTCCGGCTCGGGCACGGCGAGGTGCGCACGTTCGACGAGCTCGGCTACCGGGCGCTGCTCGGCACGCTGGGGCAGGCGGAGCTGGCCGCCTCCGCGCGGCTGGTGCTGGCCGACCTGCTGGCCGCGCCGGACGGGCCGGTGCTGGTGGTGACGCTGGCCGCGGTGCTCGACTGCGGCGGCTCGACCGGGCGCGCGGCGGCGCGGCTCGGCCTGCACCGCAACACGGTGCTCGGCCGGGTGGAGCGCATCCGCGCCCGGGGCGTCGACTTCGACCACCCCGACCAGCGGCTCGCGCTCCATCTGGCCTGCTACGCGCTGCTGCCCGAGCTGCAGAACGGCCGCCCAGCCGGTCAGCAGGCCGGTCAGCAGAACGGCCGGCAGGCCGGCGACGGCCCGCCCTCCGGAGGGCGGGCCTCCGGAGGGCGGGCGTCCGCGGGTCAGGCCGAGAAGGAGTAG
- a CDS encoding sugar ABC transporter substrate-binding protein, with product MHIRKYGQVRKTGMAAGAAAAILAFSTACVAPGSETGTASTATASQAAQDAGAQKRIAFFGFARANAFAVATWNGIEEYAKANNATAEFFDPNFDAQTQVQQIQDAVTSKRFDVFIVQANDGASVVPALRQAVAAGITVVAEFTPVGTAYDTAESQVPGVITLVDVPADNGKKLGELGVEACRSKNLDPCKVAYLEGMKSLPLDNARTEAAVKALEAADGVELASRVEGGYTKEGGRKAMQDVLQAQPDVNVVIGSSQAIAGAESVVKGKGVLLIGNGGSRQAVKAVQEGRWFATYYLPEKSAGAKAAELGLAKARGQQVEESNSETLLAPNDGKGTKEALAGVTGEYDE from the coding sequence ATGCACATCAGAAAATACGGGCAGGTCAGGAAGACAGGGATGGCCGCCGGCGCCGCCGCCGCGATCCTCGCGTTCAGCACCGCGTGCGTCGCGCCCGGGTCGGAGACCGGCACGGCGAGCACCGCGACGGCCTCGCAGGCCGCCCAGGACGCCGGCGCGCAGAAGCGGATCGCCTTCTTCGGTTTCGCCCGCGCGAACGCGTTCGCCGTCGCCACGTGGAACGGCATCGAGGAGTACGCCAAGGCCAACAACGCCACGGCCGAGTTCTTCGACCCGAACTTCGACGCCCAGACGCAGGTCCAGCAGATCCAGGACGCCGTCACCAGCAAGCGGTTCGACGTGTTCATCGTGCAGGCCAACGACGGCGCGTCCGTGGTGCCGGCGCTCCGGCAGGCCGTCGCGGCCGGGATCACGGTGGTGGCCGAGTTCACGCCGGTCGGGACCGCGTACGACACCGCCGAGTCGCAGGTCCCCGGCGTGATCACGCTCGTGGACGTGCCCGCCGACAACGGCAAGAAGCTCGGCGAGCTCGGCGTCGAGGCGTGCCGCAGCAAGAACCTCGACCCCTGCAAGGTCGCCTACCTGGAGGGCATGAAGTCGCTGCCCCTGGACAACGCCCGCACCGAGGCCGCGGTCAAGGCCCTGGAGGCGGCCGACGGCGTCGAGCTGGCCTCCCGGGTGGAGGGCGGCTACACGAAGGAGGGCGGACGCAAGGCCATGCAGGACGTGCTGCAGGCCCAGCCGGACGTCAACGTCGTCATCGGCAGCTCCCAGGCGATCGCCGGCGCGGAGAGCGTGGTCAAGGGCAAGGGCGTGCTGCTCATCGGCAACGGCGGCTCCCGCCAGGCGGTCAAGGCCGTCCAGGAGGGCCGCTGGTTCGCCACCTACTACCTGCCGGAGAAGAGCGCCGGCGCCAAGGCCGCCGAGCTCGGCCTGGCCAAGGCCCGCGGCCAGCAGGTGGAGGAGTCCAACAGCGAGACCCTGCTCGCGCCGAACGACGGCAAGGGCACCAAGGAGGCGCTGGCCGGCGTCACCGGCGAGTACGACGAGTAG